Proteins from one Setaria italica strain Yugu1 chromosome V, Setaria_italica_v2.0, whole genome shotgun sequence genomic window:
- the LOC101778415 gene encoding probable glycosyltransferase At5g03795, with the protein MRPPPHLAAPSAAAPSSAASHTGPSRRRHRHRGATTTSSVACCRVAALACLLAAGAATALLTLSLPSTPGASTTTTTDFTVRLSVANQPPPPTHLPAPLAPATPPPPPPSPPAVRRRKREPSYWRMAPEEALRYAKREIRDAEPALDDPDLYAPLFKNVSQFKRSYELMERILKVYIYQDGRRPIFHTPPLSGIYASEGWFMKLLKESRRHVVADPSKAHLFYLPYSSQQLRLTLYVPDSHDLRPLSVYLRNFVRGLANKYPFWNRTRGADHFLVACHDWGPYTATSHRDLRKNAIKALCNADSSEGIFTPGKDVSLPETTIRTPRRPLRYVGGLPVSRRGILAFFAGNVHGRVRPELLRHWGDGRDDDMRVYSLLPSRVSRRMSYIQHMKNSRFCLCPMGYEVNSPRIVEALYYECVPVIIADNFVLPLSEVLDWSAFSVVVAEKDIPDLKRILQGIPLRRYVAMHGCVKRLQRHFLWHARPIKYDLFHMILHSIWLSRVNQVELDG; encoded by the exons atgcggccaccgccgcacctcgcggccccctccgccgccgcaccctcgtCCGCCGCCTCCCACACCGGGCCgtcccggcgccggcaccgccacCGCGGCGCGACGACGACGTCCTCCGTCGCCTGCTGCCGCGTCGCGGCGCTCGCGTGCCTcctcgcggcgggcgcggccacGGCGCTGCTCACCCTCTCCCTGCCCTCCACGCCCGGCGCGTCCACCACGACAACAACTGACTTCACCGTACGATTGTCAGTCGCgaaccagccgccgccgccaacgcatTTGCCAGCGCCTCTGGCAcccgccacgccgccccctccgccgccgtccccgcccgcCGTGAGGCGTCGAAAGCGAGAG CCGTCGTACTGGAGGATGGCGCCGGAGGAGGCGCTTCGGTACGCCAAGAGGGAGATACGCGACGCTGAGCCGGCGCTCGACGACCCTGACCTGTACGCGCCTCTGTTCAAGAACGTCTCCCAGTTCAAGAG GAGCTATGAACTGATGGAACGGATACTCAAAGTTTACATTTACCAGGACGGCCGGAGGCCCATCTTCCACACGCCCCCGCTCAGCGGCATCTACGCCTCCGAGGGCTGGTTCATGAAGCTCCTCAAGGAGAGCCGCCGGCACGTCGTCGCCGACCCCAGCAAGGCGCACCTCTTCTACCTGCCCTACAGCTCCCAGCAGCTGAGGCTCACGCTCTACGTGCCCGACTCCCACGACCTCAGGCCGCTGTCCGTGTACCTGAGGAACTTCGTCAGAGGCCTCGCCAACAAGTACCCCTTCTGGAATCGCACCAGAGGGGCCGACCATTTCCTCGTCGCCTGCCACGATTGG GGACCTTACACGGCGACCTCGCACCGCGACCTCCGTAAGAACGCCATCAAGGCGCTGTGCAACGCCGACAGCTCGGAGGGGATCTTCACCCCGGGGAAAGATGTCTCCCTGCCGGAGACGACCATCCGGACGCCGAGGCGGCCTCTCCGGTACGTGGGCGGGCTGCCGGTGTCCCGTCGGGGCATCCTGGCCTTCTTCGCCGGCAACGTGCACGGCAGGGTCCGGCCGGAGCTCCTCAGGCACTGGGGCGACGGGCGGGACGACGACATGAGGGTGTACAGCCTGCTGCCGAGCAGGGTGTCCCGGCGGATGAGCTACATCCAGCACATGAAGAACAGCCGCTTCTGCCTGTGCCCCATGGGGTACGAGGTGAACAGCCCCCGGATCGTGGAGGCGCTCTACTACGAGTGCGTGCCGGTGATCATCGCCGACAACTTCGTGCTGCCGCTGAGCGAGGTGCTGGACTGGAGCGCCTTCTCGGTGGTGGTCGCCGAGAAGGACATACCGGACCTCAAGAGGATCCTGCAGGGGATCCCGCTCCGGAGGTACGTGGCCATGCACGGCTGCGTGAAGCGGCTGCAGCGGCACTTCCTGTGGCACGCCAGGCCGATTAAGTACGACCTCTTCCACATGATCCTGCACTCCATCTGGTTGAGCAGAGTGAACCAGGTGGAGCTCGACGGCTGA